Genomic window (Desulforapulum autotrophicum HRM2):
GGAGGATTTTATGTTTGTAAGCAAATCCATGGTAAAAAAAGTGATCACCATAGACAAAAACAGGTCGGTGATTGAGGCCCAGGAGATCATGCAGGCCAACGATATCCGTCACCTGCCCGTTGTGGACAAAGACAACCACCTGCAGGGCATTATAACAGACCGGGACATCAGAAGTTCCATGCCTTTTATGCTCTTTGATGAAAAAGAGCGCAACCTGCAGCTTGAGAAGATAAAAAAAATGACCGTGGCCGACATCATGACCCCAAACCCCAAGACCATCTCCCCCATGGACACCATTCAGGATGCCCTTTTGCTGATCCAGCGGGAAAAGGTCGGTGCCTTTCCGGTTGTGGATGAAAAAGGGGCTCTCACGGGCATCCTGTCTGTCAGGGATCTTCTGAGGGCATTTACAAATGTCATGGGAATCGGAGAGCCCGGAACCCTCATCGGCGTCATTGTTGAGGACAGAATGGGCCAGCTCAAAAAAATCGTGGACGTGGTGACCGAAGAGAAAATCTCGTTTGGCTCTGTGCTTGTGGCCCGTTACTGGGATGAGGGTAAAAGGGCAGTATTTATCTATCTTCGCACCAACAATGTGGTCCGGGTCAAAAAAAGACTCCAGGAGATTGGTTTCGAACTCATCGCCCCCATGACATGGTATCTTGAGCAGCTGCCAGAAACCATAGATCCGCCCCTATAGGCGAATATATAAAAAAACACGGCTCCGGTTCCACGGCTTGAAGCAGGTTTACACGCTTGGCCCGGATCAACCAAACATGCGTAACGCAGAAAGCCCCAGGCCGTGGCCCACACTTAAAAAAGCGTCGGCCTGGGTTATTTTTTCGGGTCCAAATTTTTCCATAAATACCCGCTGCACCAAAGGAATGTACGAAGAACCACCTGTTAGAAAGACCTTGTCAATCCCATGGGGTGTGATGCCGGCCCTTGCGAGGGTCTCATCCATGGCTTTCTCTATCCTTGCGACATTCGGGGCAATGATGGTTTCAAATTCGTGTTTTACCACCCGCTCTGCCATGCAGATCCCCTGCTCATTGAAATTAATGAATGCCTCATCCATTGATGAAAGGGCACACTTGGTTCGTTCCACGCTTTGGTAGAGATTGAGCCCCAGGTTCTCTTCGATCAGTGTCTGGAGGTTTTCGATCAGCCGCTGGTCTGAATATGAGGCAAAGGCTTTAAATTCATTGATTGAACGAACAAATTTGGGATCCTTGAGCTGGGGAATCCAGTTCCAGAGCCGAAGCTTTCTTGTGATGGTCGTTGAAAGTGGCAGGCTGTTCGACCCCATGGGCAGGGTGACCCTGACATTCTTTCCAAGGTGGGGGGCGACCTTTTCCCACATGAGATCGGAATCAAAGGTGTTACCACCGATATAAATGCCGCCCAGGGCAAGGATATCCCTGTTTCTGTCGTAATTGTTGGGATTGCCACCCTTAAGGCGGATAATGGTAAAATCAGAGGTGCCGCCGCCAAAATCACCCACAAAGATCAATTCCTCCCTGCCCTGTTCCAGGGAGTGCTCATAGGCAAGGGCTGCAGCAATGGGTTCAAGCTCAAACGCAATATTTTTAAAACCGGCAAGACGGGCCGCTGACCCAAGCCTTTGTTCGGCCATTTGATCCTTTTCACTGTCCTCGGAAAAAACAACAGGCCGACCCAGAACCACGGAATCAAGCGAGGTGTTGACCGCCTGTTCACCCTTTTCCTTGAGATCCTTGAGGATGAGGGAAACCAGCCGGTCAATGGTATAACGACGTCCATTGATAAAGGTTTCCGTAAACGTGGCATCCGGAAGAAAGGATTTGATGGACTGCATGTAGCGTCCGTCCAAACCGCCCAGGAGATACTCGTCAATGGCATCATCACCCGTGTGGACCCTGTCTCCCTGCTCATCCTTGTAAAAATAGAGAACAGATTTAAGATACTTGGTGTTACTGTTTTTGTGATCCACATCCACCATGCTCACCTGCCCGTTACAACCCACGGCAAGTGAGGAATTAGATGTCCCGAAATCAAGCCCGCACACTGAAACCATATCCTCTCCCCCGACGAACAAAAAGGCATGAAGATATGATTTTAAAGAATCCGTGTCAAGGCTTTTATAAATTCACACGGTTAACTTTTGCATCATCGCCTGGAGTTAGTCTGCCATGCGGCCCGGGGATGACGCATTTTCATTGAAACCTAAATTTTGCAAGCGCCATGCCGCAGGGCGATCTTCTCAAACATCAAAGTAATCCCTTCATTCATAGTATAGTTTGATTCAATGTCAAGGTTATCATCGGATGCAGAATCGAAATAGATGTGAAGACTGGATTCAAGGCCATCTTCGGGTTTCCAGTAACAAACCATTATGGGGAAAAGAGGCAGGGGATATAGAATAATTGAAATATCTGAACCAATCTGACTGACAATTTTTTTTCCACCGAAAATGTCCAGCATATCTTTAAACAGATCCGTGTAGGTATCGGCAACCCGTTTCAACGGTTTTTCACAACGTTGGTGAAAATGAGCATACCGGGAAGGCCCACCAGCCAACTCTCGAAATGTGATCCAATTGCCCTGGGGAGATTTACCCGAACCGTTTAAGATATGGTTCAATACCGGAACGACCATGTATGCATTGATATGAATTTCAGAGGCCAGGTTACCATTGGTATCTACACTGAAATCCTTACCAAAAACCTTCAGGGTCAGTTTATTCTTGGAAAACCGGGCTCCCAGACGTTGCGCTGCCTGGGAAAGATCAATCAAAGATATCTTCTGCTTTAATTCTTTAATGGCCTCTTCTTTATATTCATCAACGGTGTTGGGCTTCTCAATTTCCCCGCCATACTGTTCAATCACTTGTTTTTCCAAATAAGGACACGCATGTATCGGTTTTTTTTCCTTGAACACAGCCACTGCAAATGCCAGACAGGTCTTTTCATTGCACTCTCTACAGTTGGAACCATTCAACAACTTGTAGATTTCCATGGGATTATTGATATGTGACATTCAAAAACATTCCTTTTTAATATTTCATCGAATTGAATCATTCAAGCTTGTGTAACAATTTTTAGACACCATTGCAACAGCCCGAACAGCAGGACCTGTCTAATCGATTTTTCCTCCCATGGGAGTTGAACACAACAAATGCGCCTGATTCCAAAATATCAATTATTGAAATCTGATTTTTCAATCCATCTGTCACCTAAAAGTTGCAAGCGGTAGTGGGCTGGACGTACAAGATGCCGGGCATGGGGCTGTAGTCGCCTACCGCAAATGCCCGGCAACGCGGCAGATCCGGTCAAATAGCACCCCCCCAGGGTTTCGGATTTTCAGGTGTCAGTCAAATCAACGGATACAGTTATTTTTCGATATTTTTTATCACCGCTGAAAAGTCTTCGTCACTGCAGCCGTTTTTCCTGGCCGTAATATAAGCGTTGTTTGCGGCACTGCTTGTGTAAAGCGGTTGACAATAAGAATCTCCTAACAACAATGCCAGCCGCATGTCCTTTTGCATATGCTTTAAAGGAAACGCTGTGGTAAAGTCACCCACTGTCATGCTTGGGCCTTTGAGTTGAAACATGGGGCTGTTTATTGCACCCTGTGCAATAACATCAAGGATCGCTGTTTTCTTTAACCCTATTTTATCACCCAATGAAAGCCCCTCGGCAAATGCAGTCATCATTGTCCCCATGATCATATTGATGACAAGTTTCATCTGTGCTCCCTGACCGATTTGCGGAAAATAGAATGATTTTTTCCCCATTACATCCAGCGCTTCTCCGGCGTCCTTATAAAGGGATTCGTCTCCGGAACAAAGAAAAACCAGAGCACCGTCCTCTGCCGGCTTCTTGCTCCCGGATACTGGCGCTTCAAGATACCTGCCTCCTTTCTTCTTGATCGCATCATGAATAAGAATGGCAGTCCCTGCATCCACCGTTGAAACGTCAACGTAGGATTTTCCGGCTGAAATACCTTCTAAAACCCCATTTTTACCAAAACAAAGGGTGTTGGCTGCCCCAGGATCGGATACCATAGCAAAGGTTATATCACAGTGGGCAACAACATCCGCAGCTGTTTTCCCATTCTTGGCTCCCAGATCGACCAGAGGGGCGCATTTTTCTGCTGATCTATTCCAAACAGTGACATCAAAACCGGCTTTTAGCAGATTGGTTGCCATTGCTCGACCCATAATCCCGATCCCGAGAAATCCGTATTTACCCATAATCCCTTCCTCCAAAAAGTTTAAAATCAATTTTATTTACGACCTAACCCGGGACGGCGATCCCTTTGTAGTTGTAGCTTAGCAATTTCAGCGGGCTGTTGTATCCGGCATCAAGGGCCACAATTTTAAAACCACTCGCTTGTATCAGTCCGGAAATATGCCGGTTTAAATGGCAGCCGCCGCTGATTTTTGTCCAAGGCGGATTCAGTCTGTTCTGCCATTTGAAAATATGTTCATCCGGTGATTTGCCGTGTTCACAAAAAATCAATTCCCCCCTGGGTTTTAAGACCCTTTGCATTTCTTTTAAAGCCTTAGGAGCATCTGGGATGGAACATAAGGTATATGTTATAAGGACCGTATCAACGGAATTATCCGCCAAAGGAATGTCTTCACCAGACAGCCCTATAAAATCAACATCAAAAGGAAGTTTAAGTGCTTTTTTTTCAGCCATCTGCCTCAGTTTTGCCATGGGTTCCAGTCCCAGAACCAGATCTATCCTGGACGGATCATAGAACGGCAAATTAAGTCCCGACCCCATACCGATTTCCAGGGTTAGCCCTTTTGCCCTGGGTACCAATTCCCTGCGTATCATGGTGATATCTTTATAAGAGCATACACGATTGATGAGTTTAGGCAGAATGTATTTAGTGTAAAATTCCATGGTTAGACGATAACCTGTTTATTTCTTAAAGTTCAATTCCTTTTCCCTATCTACCAGGCAACCGGCAGACACACCTCTTTTTTCGCCTTATTCTCAAACACAAGAAAGCCATGCTCTCGTCCAAACAGGTAGAGATCCCGTGTGACCTTCACATCCTGCTTGCAGTACTCGATAATCCGATGGATTTCCCCCTGTTTCCACCACTCAAGGGCGGCAAGCCCATCGGCACTCTTGGATGTACCCAGGGTACATCGTGCAAGGGCATCAAGGGAGAGACGGTAGCCGAGACGCTCATGGACCTTCACCAGCATATCAAGGGTGGGAATCGTCGTTAAATCAAAGGAGACTAGGCCTGAGAGCACCTTATAGTCAAACCCCTTGATGTTAAAACCAATGACAAGATCAAACGCCTGAAGATCCTGTACAAGGGTCTCTACATCCGCCTCAAGGTAGACTCGAAAATCGTTGATTCCAGAATCAAAGAGCACGGCGCAGCTCACCCCCATGAGGTGGGCACGTCCCCACCCGCCGACCTCCTGTGCTGATCGCCGGGTTTCAATGTCAAGCACCCCGAACCGCTTGACCACCCTTGAAGGGGGCTTTGGCAAACCATGGGGTGAAGCATTTGCCAAATCATTCAATTTATCCGCCAGGGACGGGCTGCCATGGGGTAATGACGGTTCGGGTTGTTGATTTCCCATGGCGTAAATCCTGAACCTGTCAACGGGTGGGGTGGTTTTCTCATTTCTCAAAGCCAGGAGAATTTCCAGGGCAGCACCCTTGTCAATGGGCCGGTTGCCCGACCCGCATTTGGGAGAGTGGACACAGGCAGGACAGCCGTTGTCACATTTGCAGAGACGAATGGCGTCAAAGGTTCTCTCCAGCATGATCTCTGCCTGTTCAAAGGCCTGGCGGGCAAGTCCGATGCCCCCCGGGGTGCCGTCGTAGACAAACACGGCCGCCATTCCCACCTGGGGGTGAAAGGGAATGGAAATGCCACCAAGGTCGTTCCTGTCCGTCATCACAAGCAGGGGCAGTATCCCGATGGCTGCATGCTCCAGGGCGTGGATCCCCCCCATGAAGTGGAGACGCCGGGTCTCAATGCAATCCCTTACCTGTTCAGGAATCTCAATCCACACCCCTTCGGTCTCAAAAACAATTGGGGGAAGTTCCAGGGGAAAAACACCAAGGGAACGCTGGTTGTTGACGCTTCGTTTCTCAAATCCCGTGACCTGGTCGGTTACCCTTAAGCGTCCGAAACAGACCCTTGTCTGCCACACCTGGCGCGTATGGATGACCGAAAGAATTTCAGTAGATTTGGTGGATCTGGCCCGGGTAAAATAGGGCACTCGCTCTTTGACCACCTGGACCCTGCCGTTTTCATGGTCAAACTCGGACACCAGATAGGTGCTGCCGTGGTGAAGATATACCGCCCCCCAATGGGTCTCATAAAAGGCCCGGAACCTATCCACATCCCCGAGCTTCTTTTTTTGACCATCCAGAAAAATGGGGATGCTCATGCCCGTTCCCCTGAGGTTCACCTCCCTGTGGGGATTTTGCCGCGCAGAATACCAGAACCGGCCGTCCCGGGATTTTAGGAGACGGACATCCGCCTCCAGACGACCAAGGGCAATTTGAATGGCCGGGTCATCCAGGAATCTTTCGTCCCGGTCAAGGCGCAGGTCTGCGGCGGCACACTCAAGGTGACGTTCCATGATAACCGGATTAAAGGGATTGATAACGGCCTGTTCAGGCGGAAGATCAAAGAGCATGGCAGGGTGGTTCACGAAAAAATGATCCAGGGCATCCTCATGGGCCACAAGGATCATTGCAGCGTCTGAACCGTCCCTTCCCACCCGCCCTGCCCGCTGCCAGGTGGACATGATGGTTCCGGGATATCCCACAAGGATGCAGAGGTCCAGGTTGCCGATATCAATGCCAAGTTCAAGGGCACTTGTGGTGACAACGGCGAGGAGCTCTCCGGATGCGAGCCGCTGCTCTATCTTCTGTCGCTCCTCTGGAAGAAATCCTGCCCGGTAGGCGCTGATGCGACTGCCAAGATCCCCGGCCCGCTGGGATGCCCACATGGCGATCAGTTCGGTAATCTTCCGGGACTGGGTATAGACAATGGTGCGAAGTCCCCGGTGAATGGCTGCATGCATGAGAAGAATGGCTGTCTGGGCCGCCCCTGAAGCGCCGTTCATGAGAAGAACATCCTTTTTCCCGGCTGGGGCTGAGTCTGCGTCCACCACCTCAACCGCAAGGCCTGTCAGGGCCGTTGAAAGTTCTCCTGGATTGGAAATGGTTGCAGAGCAGAAGACAAACACTGGCTCAGCCCCATAATGACGGCAGATGCGCAGAAGACGTCTGAATACCCAGGCCATGTGGGACCCCATCACCCCCCGGTAGGTATGTACCTCGTCCACCACCACAAATTTAAGATTGGCAAAGAACGACTCCCACAAATGGTGGTGGGGGAGCATGGCAAGGTGGAGCATCTCAGGGTTGGTCAGCAGAACGTTGGGGGGATTGTTGCGCACCTTGGCCTTATGGTAGGCAGAGAGATCTCCATCGTAGACAGCCGCTGTAAGCGTATCCGCAATCTTTGCATTAACCCCGGCCATGAGGGTCTCAAGGGTGCCGAGTTGATCCCTGGCAAGGGCCTTAAGGGGGAAAAGGTAAAGCCCGCAAGAGGCGTTGTCCCCATAGATTGCACGGAGTACAGGAAGGTTGTATACAAGGCTCTTACCGCTTGCCGTGGGGGTTGCAATAACGGTGTGCACCCCTTTTTCTATCAACGCCACCCCCCTTGCCTGGTGCTCATAGAGCCTCTGGATACCCTGGTCCTGAAACACCTGCCACACAGGATCCGTATCCAGGGGGTCTCCATAACGGGCTTTTTTTGCATCAATGGTTCTGTGGCAGACAAGATCCGGGGCAAGCCCCTTAAATCCCTTGAGGGCGTTCAGGTACTGGGCAATCGTCACAAAATGCTCTTTCCCAGGGCTGAAACAATCAGGTCAACGGCAAGCTTTGCCGTCTTGTTGGCCTGGTCCAGAATGGGATTAATCTCCACAAGGTCCATGGAGGTAAGTTTGCCTGAATCGGAAAGAATCTCCATGAACAGATGGGCCTCCCGAAAGGTTAACCCGCCAGGAACCGGTGTGCCGACACCCGGGGCCTCCACGGGATCAAGGGCATCAATGTCAAGGCTCAGGTGAACCCTTTTCAAATGAATCAGCTTCATCAGGGCCTTTTTGGCAATGGTGCTCATGCCCTGCTCGTCAATATCGCTCATGGTATACACGGTAATGCCGCTCTTTTTCAGCCGTTCCCGTTCAAGCCTGTCAACATCCCTGATCCCTATCATGACGATGTTTTCAAGATCAACCTTTGCTCCCGGCCTTCCAAGGTTAACCAGGCGATCATCTCCGTCTCCCGTGAGAACGGCAAGGGGCATGCCGTGAATGTTACCCGAAGGGGATGTCACAGGGGTATTAAAATCAGCATGGGCATCGATCCAGATGAGGCCGGTCGGCCGGTCGTGGGACACGCCACCCACGGTTCCGATGGCAATGGAATGATCCCCGCCGATAAAGAGGGGAAAGGCATTTTCCCTGGTTGCTGTTCGGCCTTGATCGTACACCTGTTCACACACCCCCCGGATCTGTTCGATATAATCGGAGGCCTCCCCCTCTTCCACGGGGGTTCTCACGGGTACACGAACATCACCCAGGTCCTCCACATGATGACCAAGGGTGCGAAGGGCCGATACAAGGCCCGTGTAACGGGCAGCAGCCGGTCCCATATCAAGCCCCCTGCGAAGCTGACCGAAATCCATTGGAACACCTATAATTTTCACATCTTTGTTCATTCAATACCCCTTTATTGCTTGTCATTAAACCACATTTATGGTTGATTAATTAGGGTTTTATATGTAACGCTTACCCAAGCACCATCAGTGGGACGTTTCAGATTTCGCAGTGGCCAGGGCAGATACCATGGGCTGGCCATGTCGGTTTATACCATATCCCCGGAAACAGACACAAGCGCTTTAAGGAGCTGTAAAGAATGCCCAACCAGGAAACAATCCGAAGCAAAGAGACCCTTTCGATGATCAATGACCTTATCCTTCAGGGGGTTGAAAAAATCTCCATTGTCATGCGCCATTCGGCAAGGCATTTTGGAACTGACCCCCAGATGGAACCTTTCCTGGGACTGACCGAAACAGGAAAGACCTATGCTGTTGAATTCGGCCAGGCCTTGAACCAGGAGCCAGGTCCTGTTTTTTTCTCAAGCCACTTTGGCCGCTGCATCGAGACCGCCTACCTCATGGACAAGGGTTACAATCAGCGACATTGCCGGTTCCAGGGTCATAACACCCTTGAAAACGCCCTTGCCCCCTTTTATATTCGGGACATGCAAACCGCCTTTAACGCCTTTAAGGACCTTGGGAACGATGTTTTTTTACGTTCATGGTTCGACAAGGGCCTTGCCCATGACATGATGCAGGATTCAGAAGAGGTGGCCGAAGTGCTGGCCAATTTCATGCGAACAAAGCTTGATGCCCTTGAACCCGGCCGGATTGCCATCTGCGTCTCCCACGACTGGAACATCTATCCCTTAAAGGAGCACAAGCTGGGCCTTAACTTTGAAACCCACGGCAAAATCGAGTTCCTGGAAAGCGTTGTCGTATTTGAACAAAGGGGCAAACAATATATTATGAACCACCAGCAGACACCAAAACAATTATAGACAGGTATGACTTTCCCGGAAGACAACCACAGGCGACCATAGACAAGGAGCTGTTATGGACGAAACACGCATCACCGTTATCTGCGAAAACAGGGCGGGCGGGGTGATCGGCATCACGGGCGAGCACGGCTTTGCTGCTCTCATTGAAAGGGGGGACCAGAAGATCCTGGTGGACACGGGCCAGGGCCTGACCCTGAAATCCAATGCCGACGCCATGGGCATTGATCTGAAAAAGATCAACACAATCGTACTGAGCCACGGCCACTATGACCACACAGGCGGCCTTCCCCAGGTGCTCTTTCCTCCCAGGGGCGTCAGGGTCATTGCCCATCCCACAGTGTTTGACAAAAAATACGCCGAGATTCAGACCCCCAGGGGTAAGACCCAGGCTTTCATCGGCATCAAATTCCAGCGGGAATTCCTTGAAGCAACCCTTGGCGCACGCTTTGACTTTCAAACCGAATACGGAAAGATCGCTCCAGGCGTCTTTTTCTCAGGCCAGGTGCCAAGGACCACCGATTTTGAACACCCAGACACCCACCTTCTGGTAAAAAACGACACCGGATTTATCGTGGATCCCCTTTTGGACGACGCCTCTCTGCTCATCGAGACGGCAAAGGGCCCGGTCATCGTATCGGGCTGCGCCCATGCCGGCATTGTCAACGTCATGAACCATTTCAGTGAAAAGAGCGGCCACGACACCTTCCATTCTGTCATCGGCGGCACCCACCTGGGTTTTATGGGGGTCGGAGAACAGCTGGAAAAATCACTTGAGGCTTTTGACCGGTTCAAGGTCAAGCTTATTGCCGTATCCCACTGCACGGGCAATGAGGCAGCCGCCATCTGCTATAACCGGTTTAAAGAACGGTTTGCTTTTGCCAATGCCGGGTGGAGCACGGTCTTTTAGGTCAAATGGCCCTTGCCGTAAAAACAGCCCGGACAGGGGCGGGATACCCCTCCACCGTCCTGCTCCTGTCCCGGGGATCTAAAAAATCATCCAAAGATTCCGTCTGAATCCAGTCGGTTTTACGTTGCTCCCCGGGAGTCGTCAACGAAATGTCAATGCAGCTGACTTCGGCAAACCCGGCCCGCTTGAGCCAGGATTCCATCACCTTGAGACTTGGAATAAAAAAAACGTTTCTCATCTTTGCATAGCGATCCTCGGGGAAAAGACAGAGATCCTCCCGGCTCTCCAGAACAAGATTTTCAAGTACTAACTCGCCGCCAATCTGCATCATATCGTGGATTTTCCTGAGCATGCCCAGGGGAGACCGTCTATGGTAGAGCACCCCCATGCAGAAAACCGTATCAAAAAACCCCCTGGTGACCGGCATGGCATCAAAGGCAATGGGTAGGGCAAACAGATTTGCCTGGCCGGCGTATTGGTTCACGGCATGGAACTGGAAATAAAAGGTGTGCTGGGGCTCAAGTCCTAGGACCAGCCTGGGTTTTTGGGAAGCCATCCTGAACATGTAATAGCCGTTGCTGGACCCTATATCCAGGACCCGACGATGGGTCAACGCCGAGATCCTGCCGGCGAAACGATCCCACTTGATGTTTGACTGCCATTCGGCATCAAGGTCGATGCCGAAGAACTCAAACGGACCCTTCCGCCAGGGACACAGCTGGAACAGGGACTGGTACAGTTGCTGGTGTTGCCCGAATGAAAGATCGGAATCCACACCGACCCTGGGAGCATCCCGGTCAAGGTCCACGATTGAGGCGATTGTCTCTGGAAGTCCCTCCAGGGCCTTCGTATATTTAAGGGTATTTCCCCTGGGATGATCAAAAACGGGAGCAAGCGCTGTGAGCATTCCGTCAATGCCCTGGAGTTCGAACTGACTCTCAAGGCGTTCATACCCTTTAAAAAGGTCTGTTCTATTCACGGGTCTATTTTCCTGGTCTTTCGGGTTTAACGGCAATCATCGAGGCAAAATTAAACCACTTGAGCCAGACATCCATACGGTCAAACCCTGCCCGGGCAAGCCGCTGTTGATGGACCTCAAGGGTTTCAGGCACAAGGACATTTTCCAGTGCCTCCCGCTTCTGGCTGATCTCGAGCTCTGAGTATCCATTCTCACGCTTGAAACGACTGTAATAATCCAGGTGAACGGCCGCAATTGAAGAATCCCAAGCCAGAACCTTTTCAGTGAGCAGCAGGATACCGCCGGGCACCAGGGCCGTATAAATATCTGAAATCAGGGTATCCCGCCTGTCCAGACTGAGAAACTGGAGAGTCAAGTTCACAACCACCACTGAGGCATTGCCAAGGCAAAGGTTTTCAACCCGGTCACAGACCAGGACAATATTGTCCCGGAACGACTCTTGTTCAAGCCGCTGTTTGTATTTTTCGATCATGGGGGGTGAACTGTCCACCCCAACCATGGAAAAGGGCCGGTCTCCAAAACGCTTTCCTGCAAGCATGCCAAAATTGCCATGGGAACAGCCAAGGTCATAGATCAGGGTTTTACTGCGATAAAAATCCAGGGCAAGCTCAGCCTGGCGGGTAATGCTCTCACGGTACATGGGAACAGACCGCTCGAGCATGTCACTGAATACGGATGCCACGGATTCGTTGAAATCAAAGGCCGGTACCGGCTCTTTTCTGGTTGCAAACAGTGTGTCTTTTTTCATCTCTTTCCTGTCAAAGTCATTTCCTGTGGTAGGGTAAAAATCATGGATGGGAAATTTTAGGGGGGGGGGCCATTAAATTTGTTTTAACGCCTCA
Coding sequences:
- the cmoA gene encoding carboxy-S-adenosyl-L-methionine synthase CmoA, coding for MKKDTLFATRKEPVPAFDFNESVASVFSDMLERSVPMYRESITRQAELALDFYRSKTLIYDLGCSHGNFGMLAGKRFGDRPFSMVGVDSSPPMIEKYKQRLEQESFRDNIVLVCDRVENLCLGNASVVVVNLTLQFLSLDRRDTLISDIYTALVPGGILLLTEKVLAWDSSIAAVHLDYYSRFKRENGYSELEISQKREALENVLVPETLEVHQQRLARAGFDRMDVWLKWFNFASMIAVKPERPGK
- a CDS encoding MBL fold metallo-hydrolase, with translation MDETRITVICENRAGGVIGITGEHGFAALIERGDQKILVDTGQGLTLKSNADAMGIDLKKINTIVLSHGHYDHTGGLPQVLFPPRGVRVIAHPTVFDKKYAEIQTPRGKTQAFIGIKFQREFLEATLGARFDFQTEYGKIAPGVFFSGQVPRTTDFEHPDTHLLVKNDTGFIVDPLLDDASLLIETAKGPVIVSGCAHAGIVNVMNHFSEKSGHDTFHSVIGGTHLGFMGVGEQLEKSLEAFDRFKVKLIAVSHCTGNEAAAICYNRFKERFAFANAGWSTVF
- the cmoB gene encoding tRNA 5-methoxyuridine(34)/uridine 5-oxyacetic acid(34) synthase CmoB codes for the protein MNRTDLFKGYERLESQFELQGIDGMLTALAPVFDHPRGNTLKYTKALEGLPETIASIVDLDRDAPRVGVDSDLSFGQHQQLYQSLFQLCPWRKGPFEFFGIDLDAEWQSNIKWDRFAGRISALTHRRVLDIGSSNGYYMFRMASQKPRLVLGLEPQHTFYFQFHAVNQYAGQANLFALPIAFDAMPVTRGFFDTVFCMGVLYHRRSPLGMLRKIHDMMQIGGELVLENLVLESREDLCLFPEDRYAKMRNVFFIPSLKVMESWLKRAGFAEVSCIDISLTTPGEQRKTDWIQTESLDDFLDPRDRSRTVEGYPAPVRAVFTARAI